The Apium graveolens cultivar Ventura chromosome 3, ASM990537v1, whole genome shotgun sequence sequence taaattcttaggggactttgtgcctagtgacctaaggcttgtatagtctgggatccgctaacctaacgctcgctaaatgggtaccattgcataagtcttttgtggacctcactcattgcacgatcaaataagtatttattttatgtgttgaataaaagcatgattccgtaataaactctaataatcttgaagtgttataagtcattttgtgtctagaatatattcttcgtataagcttgtgattgccttgaggataattaagttatggtgattgatctagttttgaagcatatctgttaagcattcgcacacaccatgtttctagttgtatgttagcttgcgtgatttgattgatctttagtcgcctaattgcatttgttgatatgtcatgtgttggttggtttagtcatcgcgagggGATCACTGCATTCATATAAGTTgtattcatgcatgttttattctaAGTTTGaatctgtgatgcttgaggacaagcatcgattcaagtttgggggtctgataagtggcattttataccacttagagcgtctcataacagATTGAATTAGTGTCTTAAACTCAAGTATATTGTATATTTGATgagttttctagtatttttgcatttcagggtataacttacTTAGATAGGTgtttttcatcaaataaagcttaaggaagtgcttggaatcaaTCTAGGGGAGATtagcgaagaaatcagcaaaaacatGAGCAAAATAAAGTATTTTCCAGAAAGGTAGCACGCGACCGCGTGCcaggagcaggcgaccgcgtgccAGCAAGCGGCTGCGTGGAGACAGCAGGCAACCGTGTACGTGCGGAAtttcagaatctggattttattaattcaagtacaattgggcttctgttggcgctggttctcttgggctattatataaaccttatgggaagacgttttcttcatcaagagcaagggcaagaagattgagaagaccattttagcacgcaacaatgaagaagaggaagcatacgtttatcttgtgattcttttaattcattgtaacagtggatgctagttttctttatgctttgaaccttaatactcttgtgatgtacttcactatttattaagtatttttcatctttatatcattgtgttattatcatgctttcatataaacccatggtgacgatgagttctattatgggctaatcgtgatcatgggatcctagcagatttactatggaattctttagttaattgtttaataccttggtatgtggtgattgtatgatatttagcataggttgtgcttattcgtcttatatgcgtcgcgaacatgtaagatagcctgttaatctcttatgaagcgacagtgaatcttgagatttagaacttgccatactagcataggttaatgtcatgtatgcatgattagtgggtaactctaaccgttttacttgccctgtgtaatcatcatgaataacttgcgcttaaattgttatgttgtcaaattctgtagacatatagggtctcaacataattgatgcctattcaacttctatcttaattatggatgcttggtagaatggtattcgtacaacgaaagttggcatttatcagtttcgtgttgttcgattaatatcatcaccattacatgctaaggttaataacaataactattgaatgaagtagtaatgaagttaggatctcatgtgtgtttaatattgttaattcaagtgtttaattctcatagtaattattagtttaccaaccttaattgttattgtcttggcattgaagaataatcatacattggtgagtaagtgttaattaaatataattaatcagagtctctgtgggaacgaactagaaattattctatattacttgcgaacgcgtatacttgcgtgaattatttagcgcatACTTTGTGCCTAAcattatatatgccatgctatcgtattacTAAATAATTGCAAAATCAGGATTATAAAGAATGGTCACATCACCAAACCACCAATCAAAAACTCAAACCCAagaccaagaactaaaccaagataCTCCTATGATGAACTGACTTGTTCAACTGTTACAACAACATGTAGCCCCTAAAGTCAGAAACATCAAACATTTTCATTCCGTGCATCCCCCATAGTTTGTATGATTTCCAGAACCGATTAAAGCTCAATCATGGATGAGAGAAATGGAAAAGCATTCGAGTTAGTGGAAGTTAAGGATGAGAAAAAGGcgcagtacgcaagttattaccTTTAGGTTGAGGCAAGTTATAGGTAGAAATATTCAAAGGCGCTGCTTGAAGGAAAAGTTATAATCTATGAGAAGTTTAAGGAGATgttttagagaagtattttccaaaTTATATGCAAGACAAGTTGGAGATGAGGTTTCTGAATCTGAGACAAGAAGATGTGATTTGTTTTAAGTACAATCAAGAAGGTCACTATTCGACGGAATGCCCAAGTAAAGCAGGGAAGCCGGAattgacttattttaaatatgaaaaggatggccatatggcaaggaactgtaaagagcctgttcagaaggcgaATGTGCTTAGGATTACTGGACCATCGCCCTCTACAGCACCAGCAGCTCAGCCAAGGGCAAGAAcgttcaacatgacaatgaaataTGTTGTGCAGAATGCagatgtggtggcaggtatgcttgatataaactcagtagaagttaaagtgttaatggattctggagcaactagatccttTATTGCTGAAAGTGTTATTGCTAGATTAAAGTGTGTTGCATACCCTCTCGAACCTAATTTGATTAGAGAAGTAGCGAATCAAGAAAGAGTTACTTCCAAGAGAATCTATCCCATTTGCGATAggattatagaaggtcggcacttttccgCTGACTTAATTCTTTTCAAGTTAAGAGAATTTGACGTTCTTCTATGGATGGATTGGTTTTCAAACCACTATGTGCAAATCGAATGTAGAAGTAAGAAAGTGAAATTAGAGACCAAGGATGGTattgaagtgatattcaaaggaaataagcaagagaagaagttttTAATGGCTATCCAAATGAAGAGACTATTACGACATGGGTGTGAAGCGTATTTAGCACATGTGAAGGATGTAGAAAAGGAGTCCTcaaggattgaagatattccagtagttaaagATTTTCCCGATGAGCTTCtagatgaattacctggactaccaCCAGATCGAGAGGTCGAGTTTATGATttatttggctcctggaacggaatcAATATTGAAAGCTCCTATCGAATGGCGCCTGTCAAGATAAAAGAGTTAGCGACGTAGTTGCaggaattgttggataaaggagttatttgCCTGAGTGTATCCCTGAGGGGTGCACCAGTGCTATTTGTAAATAAGAAAGATGAAAGTCTGAGGTTGTGTATCAATTATTGCGAATTGAATGAGTTGAGGAAATTAGAATAAGTATCATCTACCGCGAATTGACAACTTGCTTTGATAAATGGGAAGGAGCTActtgtttctcaaagattgacttaagatttGGGTCTCATATGCTGAAGATTAAGCGGACGATATACCCAAGATGGCgtttcgaacaaga is a genomic window containing:
- the LOC141714215 gene encoding uncharacterized protein LOC141714215, giving the protein MDSGATRSFIAESVIARLKCVAYPLEPNLIREVANQERVTSKRIYPICDRIIEGRHFSADLILFKLREFDVLLWMDWFSNHYVQIECRSKKVKLETKDGIEVIFKGNKQEKKFLMAIQMKRLLRHGCEAYLAHVKDVEKESSRIEDIPVVKDFPDELLDELPGLPPDREVEFMIYLAPGTESILKAPIEWRLSR